A region from the Rosa rugosa chromosome 6, drRosRugo1.1, whole genome shotgun sequence genome encodes:
- the LOC133715717 gene encoding putative ripening-related protein 2, whose translation MNSFLSRESILVILLLAICFVSEAQKCRPSGMIRGKKSPSGQCNQEQDPDCCRPGKMYPTYTCSPAVSGNTHAYLTLNSFEAGGDGRLPSECDNKYHNDSTPIVALSTGWYKNGGRCHNNIKITANDRSVVAMVVDECNSTRGCDADHDYLPPCANNIIVASKAVWEGLHVSKENWGGLDVTWNDA comes from the coding sequence ATGAATAGCTTCCTTTCAAGAGAGTCTATTCTTGTCATTTTGCTTTTAGCGATTTGCTTTGTTAGTGAAGCTCAAAAATGTCGTCCAAGTGGAATGATAAGAGGAAAGAAGTCTCCTTCTGGACAATGTAACCAGGAGCAAGACCCTGACTGTTGTAGACCGGGTAAAATGTACCCGACCTACACATGCTCGCCCGCAGTGTCTGGGAACACCCACGCCTACCTCACTCTCAACAGTTTCGAGGCAGGTGGTGATGGCAGACTTCCATCAGAATGCGATAACAAATACCACAATGACAGCACTCCAATCGTGGCACTCTCCACTGGATGGTACAAGAATGGAGGAAGGTGCCATAACAACATTAAAATTACTGCTAATGATCGCAGTGTGGTGGCCATGGTGGTAGATGAATGTAACTCTACTAGGGGATGTGATGCAGATCATGACTACCTGCCTCCTTGTGCTAACAACATTATTGTTGCCTCCAAGGCTGTTTGGGAAGGCTTGCATGTGTCTAAAGAAAACTGGGGCGGATTAGATGTCACCTGGAATGACGCCTAA